Proteins found in one Aethina tumida isolate Nest 87 chromosome 1, icAetTumi1.1, whole genome shotgun sequence genomic segment:
- the LOC109594905 gene encoding very low-density lipoprotein receptor isoform X1 gives MVPRIWNALVLGNLILCHLLCAASATKDFNSEQEISCSEKLFQCANKQCIPTTFVCDGEADCQDGSDENPVECPKNVTCAKNEFRCTGGRCIPGHWQCDKQKDCTDGSDEDESICQKKDCGVDEFTCRSAPGECVPLTWMCDDTPDCSDASDEKACNETCRSDEFTCKNGKCIQKRWVCDQDNDCGDSSDEKGCPPVTCTENEFQCTEKVCISNKWRCDGEYDCIDGRDEQGCQSMKVTTSFCLHEEYECADRLTCIHKRWLCDGTRDCPDGSDESPDNCANITCGADQFQCNDRTCIAGYLQCNGRNDCPDGFDEVDCGRLLFVIFSSDIDDILAEKPNPKCDPRKQFDCGGGTCIPIEQVCDGKQDCPKWEDEPRDKCGKNECLEDNGGCSQICNDTRAGYYCDCYPGYKLVDSKNCKDVNECEIPGSCSQICINDKGGYKCECEQGYMRDPRDLTKCKAIEGHASLLFARKRDIRKISLDHHEMTSIVNETNSATALDFVFRTGMIFWSDVTDKKIYKAPIDEGNDRKVVITNDITTSDGLAVDWIYNHIYWTDTGRNTIELANFDGTMRLVLIKDELEEPRAIALNPIDGWMFWTDWGSDAKIERAGMDGTHRQTIVSYDVMWPNGLTLDIVKRKVYWVDAKLNVISNCDYDGKNRRVVLFSPDSLRHPFSITTFEDWVYWTDWDRAAVFKANKFTGKNVTAVTATEMLENPMVIHVYHPYRQPDGENHCQAVNGHCSHLCLPAPQINSHSPKISCACPENLRMITNGRTCVEKPENIPTTTPYSVTVTEMTTQTESVTMSHGNSSHPTGVMSESSDHGMIAGISILIFLVVAFIVGGGVYLLYRHYNHRNITSMNFDNPVYRKTTEDQFSLEKNQFQSPRPYLSTVGEEAQQPLTSANPSDPV, from the exons AGAACGTGACCTGTGCGAAAAACGAATTCAGATGTACAGGCGGCCGATGTATACCCGGCCACTGGCAATGTGATAAACAGAAAGACTGCACGGACGGCAGCGACGAAGACGAAAGCATATGCC AGAAAAAAGACTGCGGTGTGGACGAGTTCACGTGCAGATCAGCACCAGGCGAATGTGTACCGTTGACGTGGATGTGCGACGACACGCCTGATTGTTCGGACGCCAGTGACGAGAAGGCTTGCA ATGAGACGTGCAGATCGGACGAGTTCACCTGCAAGAACGGCAAGTGCATCCAGAAGCGTTGGGTGTGCGACCAGGACAACGATTGCGGCGACAGCTCGGACGAGAAGGGCTGTCCGCCGGTCACGTGCACCGAGAACGAGTTCCAGTGCACGGAGAAGGTGTGCATCTCGAACAAGTGGCGGTGCGACGGGGAGTACGACTGCATCGACGGCCGCGACGAGCAG GGATGCCAAAGCATGAAGGTGACCACGTCGTTTTGTCTGCACGAGGAGTACGAGTGCGCAGACCGGTTGACTTGCATCCACAAGCGTTGGCTGTGCGACGGCACCAGAGATTGTCCGGATGGTTCTGACGAGTCGCCGGACAACTGTGCGAACATCACGTGTGGCGCCGACCAGTTCCAGTGCAACGATCGCACCTGCATCGCCGGGTACCTGCAGTGCAACGGCAGGAACGACTGTCCCGACGGTTTCGATGAAGTTGACTGCGGTAGGTTGTTGTTCGTCATATTTAGTTCCGACATTGATGATATTCTTGCAGAGAAACCCAATCCGAAGTGTGACCCAAGGAAGCAGTTCGACTGCGGTGGTGGCACTTGCATCCCGATCGAGCAGGTGTGTGACGGAAAGCAGGACTGTCCCAAATGGGAGGACGAACCAAGGGATAAATGTGGGAAGAATGAGTGTTTGGAGGATAACGGAGGATGTTCACAGATTTGTAATGACACAAGAGCTGGCTATTACTGTGACTGTTATCCTGGTTATAAGCTTGTTGACAGCAAAAACTGCAAAG ACGTGAACGAGTGCGAGATACCGGGCAGTTGTTCGCAAATCTGCATAAACGACAAGGGCGGCTACAAATGCGAATGCGAACAGGGCTACATGAGAGACCCACGCGACCTGACCAAATGCAAGGCAATCGAGGGCCACGCCTCACTTTTGTTCGCCAGAAAACGGGACATCCGCAAAATATCGCTTGACCATCACGAAATGACCAGCATCGTTAACGAAACCAATTCGGCCACCGCGTTGGACTTTGTGTTCAGGACCGGCATGATTTTCTGGAGCGACGTCACCGATAAGAAGATCTACAAGGCTCCGATTGATGAGGGTAACGACAGGAAGGTGGTGATCACCAACGACATCACCACGTCCGACGGTTTGGCTGTGGACTGGATTTACAACCACATCTACTGGACGGATACGGGCAGGAACACCATAGAGCTGGCCAACTTCGACGGTACGATGCGACTGGTGCTCATAAAGGACGAGCTGGAGGAACCCAGGGCTATTGCCTTGAACCCAATCGACGGCTGGATGTTCTGGACTGACTGGGGTAGCGACGCTAAGATAGAACGTGCAGGAATGGACGGCACCCACAGGCAGACCATCGTCAGTTACGACGTCATGTGGCCTAACGGCCTAACCTTGGACATCGTCAAGAGGAAGGTCTATTGGGTGGATGCCAAGTTAAACGTCATCTCCAACTGTGACTACGACGGTAAGAACAGGAGGGTGGTACTGTTCTCACCAGACTCCCTCAGGCATCCATTTTCCATAACGACGTTCGAGGACTGGGTCTACTGGACGGATTGGGACAGGGCGGCCGTCTTCAAGGCAAATAAGTTCACCGGCAAGAACGTGACAGCGGTTACAGCCacggaaatg TTGGAGAACCCGATGGTCATCCACGTGTACCACCCGTACCGCCAGCCGGACGGCGAGAACCACTGTCAGGCGGTGAACGGCCACTGCTCCCATCTCTGCCTGCCCGCCCCCCAGATAAACTCACACTCACCCAAGATTTCCTGCGCATGCCCGGAGAACCTGCGGATGATCACCAACGGTCGCACGTGTGTGGAGAAAC cgGAAAACATACCCACCACAACACCATATTCTGTGACCGTCACAGAAATGACCACACAAACTGAATCGGTTACAATGA GTCACGGCAACTCGTCCCATCCCACAGGCGTGATGTCCGAGTCCTCAGATCACGGAATGATAGCTGGCATATCGATCCTGATATTTTTGGTCGTGGCATTTATCGTTGGAGGA GGGGTTTACCTGCTGTACAGACACTACAACCACCGCAACATAACGTCGATGAACTTCGACAATCCGGTTTACAGAAAAACGACCGAGGATCAGTTCTCACTGGAGAAGAACCAGTTCCAGAGCCCGCGACCCTATTTAAGTACGGTGGGAGAGGAG GCTCAACAGCCGCTAACTAGTGCCAACCCGAGTGACCCAGTTTAA
- the LOC109594905 gene encoding very low-density lipoprotein receptor isoform X3: MVPRIWNALVLGNLILCHLLCAASATKDFNSEQEISCSEKLFQCANKQCIPTTFVCDGEADCQDGSDENPVECPKNVTCAKNEFRCTGGRCIPGHWQCDKQKDCTDGSDEDESICQKKDCGVDEFTCRSAPGECVPLTWMCDDTPDCSDASDEKACNETCRSDEFTCKNGKCIQKRWVCDQDNDCGDSSDEKGCPPVTCTENEFQCTEKVCISNKWRCDGEYDCIDGRDEQGCQSMKVTTSFCLHEEYECADRLTCIHKRWLCDGTRDCPDGSDESPDNCANITCGADQFQCNDRTCIAGYLQCNGRNDCPDGFDEVDCGRLLFVIFSSDIDDILAEKPNPKCDPRKQFDCGGGTCIPIEQVCDGKQDCPKWEDEPRDKCGKNECLEDNGGCSQICNDTRAGYYCDCYPGYKLVDSKNCKDVNECEIPGSCSQICINDKGGYKCECEQGYMRDPRDLTKCKAIEGHASLLFARKRDIRKISLDHHEMTSIVNETNSATALDFVFRTGMIFWSDVTDKKIYKAPIDEGNDRKVVITNDITTSDGLAVDWIYNHIYWTDTGRNTIELANFDGTMRLVLIKDELEEPRAIALNPIDGWMFWTDWGSDAKIERAGMDGTHRQTIVSYDVMWPNGLTLDIVKRKVYWVDAKLNVISNCDYDGKNRRVVLFSPDSLRHPFSITTFEDWVYWTDWDRAAVFKANKFTGKNVTAVTATEMLENPMVIHVYHPYRQPDGENHCQAVNGHCSHLCLPAPQINSHSPKISCACPENLRMITNGRTCVEKRHGNSSHPTGVMSESSDHGMIAGISILIFLVVAFIVGGGVYLLYRHYNHRNITSMNFDNPVYRKTTEDQFSLEKNQFQSPRPYLSTVGEEAQQPLTSANPSDPV, translated from the exons AGAACGTGACCTGTGCGAAAAACGAATTCAGATGTACAGGCGGCCGATGTATACCCGGCCACTGGCAATGTGATAAACAGAAAGACTGCACGGACGGCAGCGACGAAGACGAAAGCATATGCC AGAAAAAAGACTGCGGTGTGGACGAGTTCACGTGCAGATCAGCACCAGGCGAATGTGTACCGTTGACGTGGATGTGCGACGACACGCCTGATTGTTCGGACGCCAGTGACGAGAAGGCTTGCA ATGAGACGTGCAGATCGGACGAGTTCACCTGCAAGAACGGCAAGTGCATCCAGAAGCGTTGGGTGTGCGACCAGGACAACGATTGCGGCGACAGCTCGGACGAGAAGGGCTGTCCGCCGGTCACGTGCACCGAGAACGAGTTCCAGTGCACGGAGAAGGTGTGCATCTCGAACAAGTGGCGGTGCGACGGGGAGTACGACTGCATCGACGGCCGCGACGAGCAG GGATGCCAAAGCATGAAGGTGACCACGTCGTTTTGTCTGCACGAGGAGTACGAGTGCGCAGACCGGTTGACTTGCATCCACAAGCGTTGGCTGTGCGACGGCACCAGAGATTGTCCGGATGGTTCTGACGAGTCGCCGGACAACTGTGCGAACATCACGTGTGGCGCCGACCAGTTCCAGTGCAACGATCGCACCTGCATCGCCGGGTACCTGCAGTGCAACGGCAGGAACGACTGTCCCGACGGTTTCGATGAAGTTGACTGCGGTAGGTTGTTGTTCGTCATATTTAGTTCCGACATTGATGATATTCTTGCAGAGAAACCCAATCCGAAGTGTGACCCAAGGAAGCAGTTCGACTGCGGTGGTGGCACTTGCATCCCGATCGAGCAGGTGTGTGACGGAAAGCAGGACTGTCCCAAATGGGAGGACGAACCAAGGGATAAATGTGGGAAGAATGAGTGTTTGGAGGATAACGGAGGATGTTCACAGATTTGTAATGACACAAGAGCTGGCTATTACTGTGACTGTTATCCTGGTTATAAGCTTGTTGACAGCAAAAACTGCAAAG ACGTGAACGAGTGCGAGATACCGGGCAGTTGTTCGCAAATCTGCATAAACGACAAGGGCGGCTACAAATGCGAATGCGAACAGGGCTACATGAGAGACCCACGCGACCTGACCAAATGCAAGGCAATCGAGGGCCACGCCTCACTTTTGTTCGCCAGAAAACGGGACATCCGCAAAATATCGCTTGACCATCACGAAATGACCAGCATCGTTAACGAAACCAATTCGGCCACCGCGTTGGACTTTGTGTTCAGGACCGGCATGATTTTCTGGAGCGACGTCACCGATAAGAAGATCTACAAGGCTCCGATTGATGAGGGTAACGACAGGAAGGTGGTGATCACCAACGACATCACCACGTCCGACGGTTTGGCTGTGGACTGGATTTACAACCACATCTACTGGACGGATACGGGCAGGAACACCATAGAGCTGGCCAACTTCGACGGTACGATGCGACTGGTGCTCATAAAGGACGAGCTGGAGGAACCCAGGGCTATTGCCTTGAACCCAATCGACGGCTGGATGTTCTGGACTGACTGGGGTAGCGACGCTAAGATAGAACGTGCAGGAATGGACGGCACCCACAGGCAGACCATCGTCAGTTACGACGTCATGTGGCCTAACGGCCTAACCTTGGACATCGTCAAGAGGAAGGTCTATTGGGTGGATGCCAAGTTAAACGTCATCTCCAACTGTGACTACGACGGTAAGAACAGGAGGGTGGTACTGTTCTCACCAGACTCCCTCAGGCATCCATTTTCCATAACGACGTTCGAGGACTGGGTCTACTGGACGGATTGGGACAGGGCGGCCGTCTTCAAGGCAAATAAGTTCACCGGCAAGAACGTGACAGCGGTTACAGCCacggaaatg TTGGAGAACCCGATGGTCATCCACGTGTACCACCCGTACCGCCAGCCGGACGGCGAGAACCACTGTCAGGCGGTGAACGGCCACTGCTCCCATCTCTGCCTGCCCGCCCCCCAGATAAACTCACACTCACCCAAGATTTCCTGCGCATGCCCGGAGAACCTGCGGATGATCACCAACGGTCGCACGTGTGTGGAGAAAC GTCACGGCAACTCGTCCCATCCCACAGGCGTGATGTCCGAGTCCTCAGATCACGGAATGATAGCTGGCATATCGATCCTGATATTTTTGGTCGTGGCATTTATCGTTGGAGGA GGGGTTTACCTGCTGTACAGACACTACAACCACCGCAACATAACGTCGATGAACTTCGACAATCCGGTTTACAGAAAAACGACCGAGGATCAGTTCTCACTGGAGAAGAACCAGTTCCAGAGCCCGCGACCCTATTTAAGTACGGTGGGAGAGGAG GCTCAACAGCCGCTAACTAGTGCCAACCCGAGTGACCCAGTTTAA
- the LOC109594905 gene encoding very low-density lipoprotein receptor isoform X2, which produces MVPRIWNALVLGNLILCHLLCAASATKDFNSEQEISCSEKLFQCANKQCIPTTFVCDGEADCQDGSDENPVECPKNVTCAKNEFRCTGGRCIPGHWQCDKQKDCTDGSDEDESICQKKDCGVDEFTCRSAPGECVPLTWMCDDTPDCSDASDEKACNETCRSDEFTCKNGKCIQKRWVCDQDNDCGDSSDEKGCPPVTCTENEFQCTEKVCISNKWRCDGEYDCIDGRDEQGCQSMKVTTSFCLHEEYECADRLTCIHKRWLCDGTRDCPDGSDESPDNCANITCGADQFQCNDRTCIAGYLQCNGRNDCPDGFDEVDCEKPNPKCDPRKQFDCGGGTCIPIEQVCDGKQDCPKWEDEPRDKCGKNECLEDNGGCSQICNDTRAGYYCDCYPGYKLVDSKNCKDVNECEIPGSCSQICINDKGGYKCECEQGYMRDPRDLTKCKAIEGHASLLFARKRDIRKISLDHHEMTSIVNETNSATALDFVFRTGMIFWSDVTDKKIYKAPIDEGNDRKVVITNDITTSDGLAVDWIYNHIYWTDTGRNTIELANFDGTMRLVLIKDELEEPRAIALNPIDGWMFWTDWGSDAKIERAGMDGTHRQTIVSYDVMWPNGLTLDIVKRKVYWVDAKLNVISNCDYDGKNRRVVLFSPDSLRHPFSITTFEDWVYWTDWDRAAVFKANKFTGKNVTAVTATEMLENPMVIHVYHPYRQPDGENHCQAVNGHCSHLCLPAPQINSHSPKISCACPENLRMITNGRTCVEKPENIPTTTPYSVTVTEMTTQTESVTMSHGNSSHPTGVMSESSDHGMIAGISILIFLVVAFIVGGGVYLLYRHYNHRNITSMNFDNPVYRKTTEDQFSLEKNQFQSPRPYLSTVGEEAQQPLTSANPSDPV; this is translated from the exons AGAACGTGACCTGTGCGAAAAACGAATTCAGATGTACAGGCGGCCGATGTATACCCGGCCACTGGCAATGTGATAAACAGAAAGACTGCACGGACGGCAGCGACGAAGACGAAAGCATATGCC AGAAAAAAGACTGCGGTGTGGACGAGTTCACGTGCAGATCAGCACCAGGCGAATGTGTACCGTTGACGTGGATGTGCGACGACACGCCTGATTGTTCGGACGCCAGTGACGAGAAGGCTTGCA ATGAGACGTGCAGATCGGACGAGTTCACCTGCAAGAACGGCAAGTGCATCCAGAAGCGTTGGGTGTGCGACCAGGACAACGATTGCGGCGACAGCTCGGACGAGAAGGGCTGTCCGCCGGTCACGTGCACCGAGAACGAGTTCCAGTGCACGGAGAAGGTGTGCATCTCGAACAAGTGGCGGTGCGACGGGGAGTACGACTGCATCGACGGCCGCGACGAGCAG GGATGCCAAAGCATGAAGGTGACCACGTCGTTTTGTCTGCACGAGGAGTACGAGTGCGCAGACCGGTTGACTTGCATCCACAAGCGTTGGCTGTGCGACGGCACCAGAGATTGTCCGGATGGTTCTGACGAGTCGCCGGACAACTGTGCGAACATCACGTGTGGCGCCGACCAGTTCCAGTGCAACGATCGCACCTGCATCGCCGGGTACCTGCAGTGCAACGGCAGGAACGACTGTCCCGACGGTTTCGATGAAGTTGACTGCG AGAAACCCAATCCGAAGTGTGACCCAAGGAAGCAGTTCGACTGCGGTGGTGGCACTTGCATCCCGATCGAGCAGGTGTGTGACGGAAAGCAGGACTGTCCCAAATGGGAGGACGAACCAAGGGATAAATGTGGGAAGAATGAGTGTTTGGAGGATAACGGAGGATGTTCACAGATTTGTAATGACACAAGAGCTGGCTATTACTGTGACTGTTATCCTGGTTATAAGCTTGTTGACAGCAAAAACTGCAAAG ACGTGAACGAGTGCGAGATACCGGGCAGTTGTTCGCAAATCTGCATAAACGACAAGGGCGGCTACAAATGCGAATGCGAACAGGGCTACATGAGAGACCCACGCGACCTGACCAAATGCAAGGCAATCGAGGGCCACGCCTCACTTTTGTTCGCCAGAAAACGGGACATCCGCAAAATATCGCTTGACCATCACGAAATGACCAGCATCGTTAACGAAACCAATTCGGCCACCGCGTTGGACTTTGTGTTCAGGACCGGCATGATTTTCTGGAGCGACGTCACCGATAAGAAGATCTACAAGGCTCCGATTGATGAGGGTAACGACAGGAAGGTGGTGATCACCAACGACATCACCACGTCCGACGGTTTGGCTGTGGACTGGATTTACAACCACATCTACTGGACGGATACGGGCAGGAACACCATAGAGCTGGCCAACTTCGACGGTACGATGCGACTGGTGCTCATAAAGGACGAGCTGGAGGAACCCAGGGCTATTGCCTTGAACCCAATCGACGGCTGGATGTTCTGGACTGACTGGGGTAGCGACGCTAAGATAGAACGTGCAGGAATGGACGGCACCCACAGGCAGACCATCGTCAGTTACGACGTCATGTGGCCTAACGGCCTAACCTTGGACATCGTCAAGAGGAAGGTCTATTGGGTGGATGCCAAGTTAAACGTCATCTCCAACTGTGACTACGACGGTAAGAACAGGAGGGTGGTACTGTTCTCACCAGACTCCCTCAGGCATCCATTTTCCATAACGACGTTCGAGGACTGGGTCTACTGGACGGATTGGGACAGGGCGGCCGTCTTCAAGGCAAATAAGTTCACCGGCAAGAACGTGACAGCGGTTACAGCCacggaaatg TTGGAGAACCCGATGGTCATCCACGTGTACCACCCGTACCGCCAGCCGGACGGCGAGAACCACTGTCAGGCGGTGAACGGCCACTGCTCCCATCTCTGCCTGCCCGCCCCCCAGATAAACTCACACTCACCCAAGATTTCCTGCGCATGCCCGGAGAACCTGCGGATGATCACCAACGGTCGCACGTGTGTGGAGAAAC cgGAAAACATACCCACCACAACACCATATTCTGTGACCGTCACAGAAATGACCACACAAACTGAATCGGTTACAATGA GTCACGGCAACTCGTCCCATCCCACAGGCGTGATGTCCGAGTCCTCAGATCACGGAATGATAGCTGGCATATCGATCCTGATATTTTTGGTCGTGGCATTTATCGTTGGAGGA GGGGTTTACCTGCTGTACAGACACTACAACCACCGCAACATAACGTCGATGAACTTCGACAATCCGGTTTACAGAAAAACGACCGAGGATCAGTTCTCACTGGAGAAGAACCAGTTCCAGAGCCCGCGACCCTATTTAAGTACGGTGGGAGAGGAG GCTCAACAGCCGCTAACTAGTGCCAACCCGAGTGACCCAGTTTAA
- the LOC109594905 gene encoding very low-density lipoprotein receptor isoform X4 → MERVIKIGLVLVVNAIVAEAFAPVTHSENVTCAKNEFRCTGGRCIPGHWQCDKQKDCTDGSDEDESICQKKDCGVDEFTCRSAPGECVPLTWMCDDTPDCSDASDEKACNETCRSDEFTCKNGKCIQKRWVCDQDNDCGDSSDEKGCPPVTCTENEFQCTEKVCISNKWRCDGEYDCIDGRDEQGCQSMKVTTSFCLHEEYECADRLTCIHKRWLCDGTRDCPDGSDESPDNCANITCGADQFQCNDRTCIAGYLQCNGRNDCPDGFDEVDCGRLLFVIFSSDIDDILAEKPNPKCDPRKQFDCGGGTCIPIEQVCDGKQDCPKWEDEPRDKCGKNECLEDNGGCSQICNDTRAGYYCDCYPGYKLVDSKNCKDVNECEIPGSCSQICINDKGGYKCECEQGYMRDPRDLTKCKAIEGHASLLFARKRDIRKISLDHHEMTSIVNETNSATALDFVFRTGMIFWSDVTDKKIYKAPIDEGNDRKVVITNDITTSDGLAVDWIYNHIYWTDTGRNTIELANFDGTMRLVLIKDELEEPRAIALNPIDGWMFWTDWGSDAKIERAGMDGTHRQTIVSYDVMWPNGLTLDIVKRKVYWVDAKLNVISNCDYDGKNRRVVLFSPDSLRHPFSITTFEDWVYWTDWDRAAVFKANKFTGKNVTAVTATEMLENPMVIHVYHPYRQPDGENHCQAVNGHCSHLCLPAPQINSHSPKISCACPENLRMITNGRTCVEKPENIPTTTPYSVTVTEMTTQTESVTMSHGNSSHPTGVMSESSDHGMIAGISILIFLVVAFIVGGGVYLLYRHYNHRNITSMNFDNPVYRKTTEDQFSLEKNQFQSPRPYLSTVGEEAQQPLTSANPSDPV, encoded by the exons AGAACGTGACCTGTGCGAAAAACGAATTCAGATGTACAGGCGGCCGATGTATACCCGGCCACTGGCAATGTGATAAACAGAAAGACTGCACGGACGGCAGCGACGAAGACGAAAGCATATGCC AGAAAAAAGACTGCGGTGTGGACGAGTTCACGTGCAGATCAGCACCAGGCGAATGTGTACCGTTGACGTGGATGTGCGACGACACGCCTGATTGTTCGGACGCCAGTGACGAGAAGGCTTGCA ATGAGACGTGCAGATCGGACGAGTTCACCTGCAAGAACGGCAAGTGCATCCAGAAGCGTTGGGTGTGCGACCAGGACAACGATTGCGGCGACAGCTCGGACGAGAAGGGCTGTCCGCCGGTCACGTGCACCGAGAACGAGTTCCAGTGCACGGAGAAGGTGTGCATCTCGAACAAGTGGCGGTGCGACGGGGAGTACGACTGCATCGACGGCCGCGACGAGCAG GGATGCCAAAGCATGAAGGTGACCACGTCGTTTTGTCTGCACGAGGAGTACGAGTGCGCAGACCGGTTGACTTGCATCCACAAGCGTTGGCTGTGCGACGGCACCAGAGATTGTCCGGATGGTTCTGACGAGTCGCCGGACAACTGTGCGAACATCACGTGTGGCGCCGACCAGTTCCAGTGCAACGATCGCACCTGCATCGCCGGGTACCTGCAGTGCAACGGCAGGAACGACTGTCCCGACGGTTTCGATGAAGTTGACTGCGGTAGGTTGTTGTTCGTCATATTTAGTTCCGACATTGATGATATTCTTGCAGAGAAACCCAATCCGAAGTGTGACCCAAGGAAGCAGTTCGACTGCGGTGGTGGCACTTGCATCCCGATCGAGCAGGTGTGTGACGGAAAGCAGGACTGTCCCAAATGGGAGGACGAACCAAGGGATAAATGTGGGAAGAATGAGTGTTTGGAGGATAACGGAGGATGTTCACAGATTTGTAATGACACAAGAGCTGGCTATTACTGTGACTGTTATCCTGGTTATAAGCTTGTTGACAGCAAAAACTGCAAAG ACGTGAACGAGTGCGAGATACCGGGCAGTTGTTCGCAAATCTGCATAAACGACAAGGGCGGCTACAAATGCGAATGCGAACAGGGCTACATGAGAGACCCACGCGACCTGACCAAATGCAAGGCAATCGAGGGCCACGCCTCACTTTTGTTCGCCAGAAAACGGGACATCCGCAAAATATCGCTTGACCATCACGAAATGACCAGCATCGTTAACGAAACCAATTCGGCCACCGCGTTGGACTTTGTGTTCAGGACCGGCATGATTTTCTGGAGCGACGTCACCGATAAGAAGATCTACAAGGCTCCGATTGATGAGGGTAACGACAGGAAGGTGGTGATCACCAACGACATCACCACGTCCGACGGTTTGGCTGTGGACTGGATTTACAACCACATCTACTGGACGGATACGGGCAGGAACACCATAGAGCTGGCCAACTTCGACGGTACGATGCGACTGGTGCTCATAAAGGACGAGCTGGAGGAACCCAGGGCTATTGCCTTGAACCCAATCGACGGCTGGATGTTCTGGACTGACTGGGGTAGCGACGCTAAGATAGAACGTGCAGGAATGGACGGCACCCACAGGCAGACCATCGTCAGTTACGACGTCATGTGGCCTAACGGCCTAACCTTGGACATCGTCAAGAGGAAGGTCTATTGGGTGGATGCCAAGTTAAACGTCATCTCCAACTGTGACTACGACGGTAAGAACAGGAGGGTGGTACTGTTCTCACCAGACTCCCTCAGGCATCCATTTTCCATAACGACGTTCGAGGACTGGGTCTACTGGACGGATTGGGACAGGGCGGCCGTCTTCAAGGCAAATAAGTTCACCGGCAAGAACGTGACAGCGGTTACAGCCacggaaatg TTGGAGAACCCGATGGTCATCCACGTGTACCACCCGTACCGCCAGCCGGACGGCGAGAACCACTGTCAGGCGGTGAACGGCCACTGCTCCCATCTCTGCCTGCCCGCCCCCCAGATAAACTCACACTCACCCAAGATTTCCTGCGCATGCCCGGAGAACCTGCGGATGATCACCAACGGTCGCACGTGTGTGGAGAAAC cgGAAAACATACCCACCACAACACCATATTCTGTGACCGTCACAGAAATGACCACACAAACTGAATCGGTTACAATGA GTCACGGCAACTCGTCCCATCCCACAGGCGTGATGTCCGAGTCCTCAGATCACGGAATGATAGCTGGCATATCGATCCTGATATTTTTGGTCGTGGCATTTATCGTTGGAGGA GGGGTTTACCTGCTGTACAGACACTACAACCACCGCAACATAACGTCGATGAACTTCGACAATCCGGTTTACAGAAAAACGACCGAGGATCAGTTCTCACTGGAGAAGAACCAGTTCCAGAGCCCGCGACCCTATTTAAGTACGGTGGGAGAGGAG GCTCAACAGCCGCTAACTAGTGCCAACCCGAGTGACCCAGTTTAA